A window of Gadus chalcogrammus isolate NIFS_2021 chromosome 16, NIFS_Gcha_1.0, whole genome shotgun sequence contains these coding sequences:
- the LOC130406302 gene encoding uncharacterized protein LOC130406302, producing the protein MYPLVTGNVEIKGEVTLDEGDNKCNTQGRRGAPIHMDCYEGLRKTREECNNTDICGSEGENENEGEEEDDIEHVGEGSSQPCVKHITKNAKRKLKKRNKKKEEWSSGTQGAEEPSCSTSLPSLTPLELDEKLRKSQRGKKAPDTVPGIFPILVKGHQVHYQPWGTQDLEGVISKLPNIHNGASKWIRTFEELTVGKLMAVGDLKALLARVLGLSKMESVLRNGGLDIMDVMLDGISLDRYRVAMWATLRREFPTHIDHKNMRGLPINDTENPASYLQAQVDRWRLETNEDPESHPVFSVMFRNSVIEILPSPVKVKLDDVVGLVTNKSHRDFCDHVVHAVDKYRQNEHKIQEQSKEVQRKLSQLQLEELTRREKEKKKQAVVSEPVDTILQAVQQGAPQTQPPQQAFSPPVQQPQSQWSPTPPAINIHTHNNGNPMGGNKQNHNKGSQGQYKNNQQQGSQGQNINNQQQGFQGQRRGPLICFGCNQEGHIKKHCLINPFPSQQGQGNGYQGRQDQGNYNQGQQGPFMGQGY; encoded by the coding sequence ATGTATCCACTGGTAACAGGCAACGTAgaaattaaaggggaagtcacactagatgaaggagataataaatgtaacacacaggggaggaggggcgcacccatacacatggacTGTTATGAGGGCCTTAGGAAAACAAGGGAAGAGTGTAACAATACTGACATTTGTGGTAGTGAGGGTGAAAACgagaatgaaggagaggaggaggatgacattGAGCATGTTGGTGAAGGGTCATCACAACCATGTGTAAAACACATTACTAAGAATGCtaaaaggaaattaaagaagCGGAACAAAAAGAAGGAGGAGTGGTCTAGTGGGACACAAGGGGCAGAGGAGCCTAGTTGCAGTACATCATTACCAAGCCTCACACCACTCGAGTTAGATGAGAAACTAAGGAAATCACAAAGAGGAAAAAAGGCACCCGACACCGTCCCAGGAATTTTTCCTATTTTAGTCAAAGGACATCAGGTCCACTATCAACCGTGGGGCAcacaggacttggagggagttatttctaaactccctaacattcataacggggcgtctaaatggattcgaacatttgaggaactcacagtgggaaagctaatggcagtgggggacctgaaagctctgttggcaagagtattggggttatctaaaatggagtctgtactgaggaatggagggttggatataaTGGACGTAATGCTCGATGGGATTTCACTTGATCGCTACAGAGTggcgatgtgggccacactcagaagggagttcccgacccatatcgatcataaaaacatgagaggtctccctatcaacgacacagagaatcctgcatcctacctccaggcccaagtggacagatggcgcttggagacgaatgaggatcctgagagccatcctgtgttttcggtcatgttcagaaactctgtgatagagattctACCTAGCCCAGTCAAAGTTAAGCTggatgatgtggttggactggttacaaataaatctCACAGAGACTTTTGCGATCATGTGGTTCATGCAGTGGACAAATATCGGCAAAATGAACAtaaaatacaggaacaaagcaaagaggtgcagaggaagctatctcagcttcagttggaagaactcacaagaagagagaaagagaagaagaaacaggCGGTTGTTtcagaacctgttgatacaatattgcaagccgtccagcagggcgcaccacaaacccaacctcctcaacaggcattctcccccccagtacaacagcctcagagccaatggtcacccactccacctgccataaatatacacacacataacaatgggAATCCAATGGGTGGGAACAAGCAGAATCACAACAAGGGGTCCCAGGGgcagtataaaaataatcagCAGCAGGGGTCCCAAGGGCAGAATATAAATAATCAACAGCAGGGattccaaggacaacgcagaggtcctttaatatgttttggatgcaaccaggaaggacatattAAGAAACATTGTTTGATTAACCCTTTTCCATcccagcaaggacagggtaacGGCTATCAGGGGAGGCAAGATCAAGGGAACTACAACCAGGGACAACAGGGTCCCTTTATGGgacagggatactag
- the LOC130406303 gene encoding uncharacterized protein LOC130406303, producing MGQCLFPLLASKDMGVIDAAVLQLEDFPDLDIVSLLESQTVLTPENVDQVNHLALSWDLPNLTENNRKLLAQQILHHGVIVRRERQMVQLRKGLKDTRVLEMLKERLELASTLFPRSAEAELEPEMIIERIVWPEPDSDEEEEIDDYCSVVAYLRQYISLASSSELQQLIEFWTGWALLPDELYVSVDRDATYPTASTCFTTLKIPTGIFVLNWG from the exons ATGGGCCAGTGCCTTTTCCCTCTGCTGGCCAGCAAGGACATGGGGGTCATAGATGCTGCAGTCTTGCAGTTGGAAGATTTTCCAGATTTGGACATTGTCAGCCTT CTTGAAAGCCAGACTGTCCTGACCCCCGAAAATGTGGACCAGGTGAACCACTTGGCCCTCAGCTGGGACCTGCCCAATCTTACAGAGAACAACAGGAAGTTGTTGGCCCAACAAATCCTCCATCATGGA GTAATTGTCAGACGTGAGAGGCAAATGGTGCAGTTGCGGAAAGGGCTGAAGGACACTCGCGTCCTGGAAATGTTAAAAGAACGGCTTGAACTGGCATCTACCCTGTTCCCCAGATCTGCAGAGGCAGAGCTGGAGCCAGAG ATGATAATAGAACGGATTGTGTGGCCAGAACCAGACAgcgatgaagaggaagaaattGATGATTACTGCAGTGTGGTTGCTTACTTGCGGCAGTACATCAGCTTAG CTTCATCCTCCGAACTGCAGCAGCTTATTGAGTTTTGGACGGGGTGGGCGTTGCTGCCGGACGAGCTGTACGTCAGTGTTGACCGGGATGCCACCTACCCGACAGCTTCTACCTGTTTCACCACATTGAAAATCCCAACAgggatttttgttttaaattggGGGTAG